In a single window of the Prochlorococcus marinus str. AS9601 genome:
- a CDS encoding tRNA-(ms[2]io[6]A)-hydroxylase produces MLVDFKRPISHIKYLKSFTSDEWIKLALSNPIEVLIDHAHCERKAAGVAIQLMFRYPSEPNLAEVLSPIAREELEHFEKILYFLKDLGYSLESLKPPPYGAELSKNIRKEEPNRMLDSFLIAGLIEARSHERLSLLALNSEDKSFKSLYESLLESEARHFGVYWKLAQTKFSKNQTFKRLEELSEIEASILAETYLLPRVHS; encoded by the coding sequence ATGCTAGTCGATTTTAAAAGGCCTATTTCTCATATTAAATATTTAAAGTCATTTACCTCGGATGAATGGATCAAACTCGCATTATCTAATCCAATAGAAGTTCTTATTGATCATGCTCATTGTGAAAGAAAAGCAGCAGGAGTAGCTATTCAATTGATGTTTAGATATCCATCAGAACCAAATCTGGCAGAAGTTCTTAGTCCAATAGCGAGAGAGGAATTAGAGCATTTTGAAAAAATACTTTATTTTTTAAAGGATCTTGGATATTCTCTTGAGTCCTTAAAACCGCCTCCATATGGAGCTGAATTGTCCAAGAATATAAGAAAGGAAGAGCCCAATAGAATGCTTGATAGTTTCTTAATAGCAGGACTTATTGAAGCAAGAAGTCATGAAAGATTAAGTTTGCTTGCGCTGAATTCTGAAGATAAATCGTTTAAATCCCTTTATGAGTCTCTGCTTGAGAGTGAGGCAAGACATTTTGGAGTTTACTGGAAACTAGCGCAAACTAAATTCTCTAAAAATCAAACTTTCAAAAGGTTAGAGGAATTGTCTGAAATTGAGGCATCAATACTAGCTGAAACTTACTTATTGCCAAGGGTACATAGCTAA
- a CDS encoding cell division protein SepF — MSLISRLKAVVAGDEYLDDDFDELDYPSEDELNDINNFKQNPKNSNALANSNPFDFMNNNRSSKVVGMPGISNSSSEVSLMEPRSFDEMPQAIQALRERKTVILNLTMMDPDQAQRAVDFIAGGTYAIDGHQERVGESIFLFAPSCVNVTSSSPEEASPSSVSTENTPQYSLGKNTTPEPAWGNSKLSAYS; from the coding sequence GTGTCACTTATTTCTAGATTAAAGGCAGTTGTTGCAGGGGATGAGTATCTCGATGATGATTTTGATGAGTTGGATTATCCTTCAGAGGATGAATTAAATGATATTAATAATTTCAAACAAAATCCAAAGAATTCAAATGCCCTTGCAAATTCAAATCCATTCGATTTTATGAATAACAACAGATCATCAAAAGTAGTTGGTATGCCAGGAATCTCAAATTCATCCTCAGAAGTTAGCTTAATGGAACCAAGAAGTTTTGATGAGATGCCTCAAGCTATACAAGCATTAAGAGAGAGAAAAACTGTAATTCTCAATTTAACTATGATGGATCCTGATCAGGCTCAAAGAGCTGTTGATTTTATTGCTGGGGGAACATATGCAATTGATGGACATCAAGAGAGAGTCGGTGAAAGTATTTTTCTTTTTGCTCCAAGTTGTGTAAATGTAACTAGTTCTTCCCCAGAAGAAGCTTCTCCTTCTTCTGTGTCTACAGAAAACACACCACAATATAGTTTGGGCAAAAATACTACTCCTGAACCAGCATGGGGTAATTCTAAATTAAGTGCTTATTCATGA
- the aroQ gene encoding type II 3-dehydroquinate dehydratase has product MNILLINGPNLNLLGTREPEIYGNKTLSDIEKDLTKVAKEKSINLECFQSNYEGEIVDKIQESVKSIQGILINAGAFTHTSISIRDALVGSKIPFVELHISNIFSREDFRKESFLTDKAIGIISGFGISSYSLALEGIIGYLSSKD; this is encoded by the coding sequence ATGAATATTTTATTGATAAATGGACCAAATCTAAATCTTTTGGGAACTAGAGAACCTGAAATATATGGTAATAAAACATTGAGTGATATAGAAAAAGATTTAACTAAAGTTGCTAAAGAAAAAAGTATTAATCTTGAATGTTTTCAAAGTAATTATGAAGGAGAAATAGTAGATAAAATTCAGGAGTCTGTAAAAAGTATCCAAGGTATTCTTATAAATGCTGGTGCTTTTACTCATACTTCGATTTCTATTCGTGATGCTTTAGTTGGATCAAAAATTCCGTTTGTGGAGTTACATATTTCAAATATTTTTAGTAGAGAAGATTTTCGTAAAGAATCTTTTCTTACAGATAAAGCTATAGGAATTATTAGTGGATTTGGGATATCAAGTTATTCCTTAGCTCTTGAAGGAATCATTGGATATTTAAGTAGTAAAGATTAA
- a CDS encoding glycosyltransferase family 4 protein, translating into MVHIAWLGKKSPFCGNVTYGNSTTQELKARGHKISFIHFDNPSTSNSSKPLFLANDPDVSLPYLIKSQVYTIPSPRAEKELRLSLERLKPDIVHASLTLSPLDFRLPELCTKINVPLIGTFHPPFDAKNRNLTASTQQLTYQLYAPSLAKFHKIIIFSEPQKNVLEKLGVPKEKQIIIPNGVDENIWKPFCEKSKKYNQVKNKLGNERIFLYMGRIANEKNIEALLRSWRQTRTQNCKLVIVGDGPMKPTLENSFSNLGNEKLIWWGAELDLETRVAIMQIAEVFFLPSLVEGLSLSLLEAMSAGTACVATDAGADGEVLDNGAGIVISTDNVAAQLKTIIPILVEHPSFTKDLGEKARERVLERYTITKNINSLEKVYMNLKDN; encoded by the coding sequence TTGGTTCATATTGCCTGGTTGGGAAAAAAATCCCCTTTTTGTGGAAATGTAACTTACGGTAATTCAACTACTCAGGAATTAAAGGCCAGAGGGCATAAAATTAGTTTTATTCATTTCGATAATCCCTCTACTTCAAATTCATCAAAACCATTATTTCTTGCGAATGATCCTGATGTAAGTCTCCCATATTTAATTAAATCTCAAGTTTATACAATACCCTCGCCAAGGGCAGAAAAAGAGCTAAGGCTATCATTGGAAAGACTAAAGCCTGACATAGTACACGCAAGCCTAACTTTGTCTCCTTTAGACTTTAGACTGCCAGAGCTTTGTACTAAAATTAATGTTCCCCTTATAGGAACATTTCATCCACCATTTGATGCAAAAAATAGAAATCTAACTGCAAGCACGCAACAATTAACGTATCAACTTTATGCTCCATCCTTAGCAAAGTTCCATAAAATAATTATTTTTTCTGAACCTCAAAAAAATGTTCTTGAGAAATTAGGAGTACCTAAAGAAAAACAAATAATTATTCCAAACGGAGTTGATGAAAATATTTGGAAACCTTTTTGCGAAAAAAGTAAAAAATATAATCAGGTTAAAAACAAACTTGGCAATGAAAGAATCTTTTTATACATGGGAAGGATTGCAAATGAAAAAAATATCGAGGCACTTTTACGTTCTTGGCGCCAAACAAGAACTCAAAATTGCAAATTAGTTATTGTTGGGGATGGACCAATGAAGCCAACACTTGAAAATAGTTTTTCTAACCTTGGTAATGAGAAATTAATTTGGTGGGGTGCCGAATTAGATTTAGAAACTAGGGTAGCAATAATGCAAATAGCAGAAGTATTTTTCTTGCCAAGCTTAGTAGAAGGTTTATCATTATCACTTTTAGAGGCAATGTCGGCTGGTACTGCATGCGTAGCTACAGATGCCGGAGCGGATGGTGAAGTTTTAGATAACGGAGCAGGAATAGTAATTTCAACTGATAATGTGGCTGCACAATTAAAAACTATAATCCCAATTCTTGTAGAACACCCTTCATTTACAAAAGATCTTGGCGAAAAAGCTAGAGAACGTGTACTTGAGAGATACACAATTACTAAAAATATAAATTCACTTGAAAAAGTTTATATGAACTTAAAAGATAATTGA
- the cobI gene encoding precorrin-2 C(20)-methyltransferase, whose amino-acid sequence MIINKFLSLLNRYKTDLPTFTIVGVGPGDPSLLTIAAVDAIKKAKVIVFPISDDNKKSFAAEIVKKYTKFKKNIPILFPMARKDFDPDEIWSNAVEKIVKFIQNGESVVLLCLGDTSLFASSSNILRLIKNNHAEIITKTIPGISSISAAAALNDFDLVKKGETLIIKECPSSEFELTTLISESKGNKTVLAIMKVGKRWHLVREILKKEDIIDTTLIALSVGMPDQIIQYASQYKKEFMPYFSLILIRFD is encoded by the coding sequence ATGATTATAAACAAGTTCTTAAGCTTACTTAATCGATATAAAACTGATTTACCAACATTCACCATCGTTGGTGTAGGCCCTGGAGATCCATCGCTTTTAACAATTGCTGCTGTGGATGCAATAAAAAAAGCGAAAGTTATAGTTTTCCCAATATCAGATGATAATAAAAAGAGTTTCGCTGCGGAAATAGTCAAGAAATACACTAAATTTAAAAAAAATATTCCTATCCTCTTCCCAATGGCTAGGAAGGATTTTGATCCAGATGAAATATGGTCTAATGCTGTAGAAAAAATTGTGAAATTTATACAAAATGGCGAATCAGTTGTTTTACTCTGTCTTGGAGATACTTCACTATTTGCAAGTTCTTCTAATATTTTGAGGTTAATAAAAAATAATCATGCTGAAATTATTACCAAAACAATACCTGGTATTTCCTCTATTTCAGCAGCAGCAGCTTTGAATGATTTTGATTTGGTAAAAAAAGGCGAGACATTGATCATCAAAGAATGCCCTTCTTCAGAATTTGAATTAACAACCCTAATTAGCGAAAGTAAGGGAAATAAAACGGTATTAGCAATTATGAAAGTTGGCAAAAGATGGCATTTAGTCAGGGAAATTTTAAAAAAAGAGGATATTATCGATACAACATTAATAGCTTTAAGTGTTGGGATGCCTGATCAAATTATTCAATATGCATCACAATATAAAAAGGAATTTATGCCTTATTTTTCTTTGATTTTGATAAGGTTCGATTAA
- the proC gene encoding pyrroline-5-carboxylate reductase — protein sequence MTDKIAIIGFGNIASAIVTPLLDNKLIQPENVFCVVNSEKSLENIKKNYKYKINVYKSGSKESKIIWDCQYKLLSIKPQQLKDISEAHQIKNKGNLIVSILAGVSINKLTQKFPNHKCVRVVTNIPITIGKGLTGISWGEEITEDQKQFTKKLFENTSKIYEFTEDYLDIFLALTSSGPAIIALIIEALSDGGLSGGLPKIISEELVMEMILGTICLIKENKLTTSELKNLVTSPGGTTISALRVLEKKSVRSALIESIVSASNRSKEFR from the coding sequence GTGACAGATAAAATTGCGATTATTGGTTTTGGAAATATTGCAAGCGCTATAGTTACCCCTTTATTAGATAACAAATTAATTCAGCCAGAGAATGTTTTTTGTGTTGTTAATTCAGAAAAAAGTTTAGAAAACATAAAAAAAAATTATAAATATAAAATAAACGTTTATAAATCAGGTTCTAAAGAGTCAAAAATAATTTGGGATTGTCAATATAAACTTCTTTCGATAAAACCCCAACAATTAAAAGATATAAGTGAGGCCCATCAGATAAAAAATAAGGGCAATTTAATAGTTTCAATTCTTGCGGGGGTTTCAATAAATAAACTCACTCAAAAGTTTCCTAATCATAAATGTGTGAGAGTGGTTACAAATATTCCAATAACTATTGGAAAAGGTTTAACAGGAATTTCTTGGGGTGAAGAAATTACAGAAGATCAGAAACAATTTACAAAAAAATTATTTGAAAATACTAGTAAGATTTATGAATTTACTGAAGATTACCTTGATATATTTTTAGCTTTAACCTCATCTGGTCCTGCAATTATTGCTTTGATTATAGAAGCATTAAGTGATGGAGGATTAAGTGGGGGATTACCAAAAATAATTTCAGAGGAACTTGTTATGGAAATGATACTAGGGACTATTTGTTTAATAAAGGAAAATAAACTTACTACTTCTGAGCTCAAAAATTTAGTAACCTCTCCAGGTGGAACAACTATCTCTGCTTTAAGGGTTTTAGAAAAAAAGAGTGTAAGGTCAGCATTAATTGAATCAATAGTTTCAGCTAGTAATCGAAGTAAAGAGTTTCGTTAG
- a CDS encoding energy-coupling factor transporter transmembrane component T family protein, whose product MNLLTKFSVGQYVHGNRSWLRIIDSRLKIIIVMIFLITPIWAGPIWRLSLVGILLLITFLSLLPSRVWWRSLVFLSCLSLLIGFISIIASSDIQSLDGYLRNPNELQVVLESQKEWNILQIPSQKIWFINFGPYNLSRKAFELGIKTSTLIFTVIHSVNLMLLTTLQEDIVWGLSWFMYPLRKIGLPTSKWLFQLLIALRFIPLVQEELQNIIKSVSVRSINFRNLGLKKSFNVLLMLVERLFQNIFLRIDHGAESLLSKKKIIIKTNRFRTLYPSKSLNVIVNTLSICFICIAIFLRKLYGAL is encoded by the coding sequence ATGAATTTGCTAACCAAATTTTCTGTTGGTCAATACGTTCATGGTAATAGAAGTTGGCTAAGAATTATAGATAGTAGATTAAAAATAATTATCGTAATGATATTTTTAATCACTCCAATCTGGGCAGGTCCAATATGGAGATTGAGTTTAGTCGGTATTTTACTATTAATTACTTTTTTAAGTTTATTACCATCTAGAGTATGGTGGCGATCATTAGTTTTCCTCTCATGTTTGTCACTTTTAATTGGATTTATATCAATAATTGCCTCTTCTGATATTCAATCTCTTGATGGCTACTTGAGAAATCCCAATGAGTTGCAAGTAGTACTGGAAAGCCAAAAAGAATGGAATATTTTGCAAATTCCTTCACAGAAGATATGGTTTATTAATTTTGGTCCCTATAACTTATCAAGAAAAGCCTTTGAACTAGGAATAAAAACCTCTACTTTGATATTTACCGTTATTCATAGTGTGAATTTGATGCTTTTAACCACATTGCAGGAAGACATTGTATGGGGATTAAGTTGGTTCATGTACCCATTAAGAAAGATTGGATTGCCAACTAGTAAGTGGCTTTTTCAGTTGTTAATTGCATTACGTTTTATTCCTCTAGTGCAGGAAGAACTTCAAAATATCATTAAATCAGTGTCAGTTAGATCAATAAATTTTCGAAATTTAGGATTAAAGAAATCCTTTAATGTTTTATTAATGTTAGTGGAAAGGTTATTTCAAAATATATTTCTGAGAATTGATCATGGAGCAGAATCACTACTCTCAAAGAAAAAAATTATTATAAAAACCAACAGATTTAGGACTCTTTATCCCTCAAAATCTCTCAATGTAATTGTTAATACATTATCGATTTGTTTTATTTGCATAGCAATTTTTCTTAGAAAACTGTATGGTGCATTATAA
- a CDS encoding tyrosine-type recombinase/integrase — protein MATIRRSGSGWQVLIRRKNYVGPRSRNFLSRDLAESWADAVEERTKKVLNDTPVTLGEAINDYINGPLLLHRSAENEKYPLRVTAESWLGDIPLSDLQIKHFAVWRDERLLKVKPNTVMRELRILRVLIDWARDERGAEIKDNPARQLRVRGTGDARAPFLTNEDEKRLLFELSQMSNQNHLRLTKLALTTGFRRSELLSLTWRNIDLKKKLLYIYRKNCAAIDNSSGMRLVPFPEKAQKILEELQGRDGKVIELSKGAARNGFDKARKKAGLETLRFHDLRHIAISRMWRSGMSALEISACSGHRDIKMLMRYSHFQLSI, from the coding sequence ATGGCAACAATCAGAAGAAGCGGCAGCGGCTGGCAGGTCCTTATCAGAAGGAAGAATTATGTAGGCCCGAGGTCCAGAAATTTTCTTTCCAGAGATCTGGCTGAATCCTGGGCAGATGCAGTCGAAGAGAGAACAAAAAAGGTTTTAAATGACACTCCCGTCACCCTGGGAGAGGCAATCAATGACTATATAAATGGTCCATTACTTCTGCACCGCAGTGCGGAGAATGAAAAATATCCTCTCAGGGTTACTGCAGAAAGCTGGCTGGGAGATATTCCACTAAGTGATCTGCAGATTAAGCATTTTGCAGTCTGGAGAGATGAACGATTACTGAAGGTGAAACCGAATACAGTTATGCGGGAACTGAGGATATTAAGAGTATTGATTGACTGGGCAAGAGATGAAAGAGGAGCGGAAATAAAAGATAACCCCGCAAGGCAACTGAGAGTGAGAGGGACAGGAGATGCAAGAGCTCCTTTTTTAACGAATGAAGATGAAAAAAGACTCCTGTTTGAACTGTCGCAGATGTCCAACCAAAATCATCTGAGACTCACAAAGCTTGCACTGACAACTGGCTTCCGCCGCTCCGAACTTTTGAGCCTGACCTGGAGAAATATAGATCTGAAGAAAAAATTACTCTATATATATAGAAAGAATTGTGCCGCAATAGATAATTCATCCGGAATGAGGCTTGTTCCTTTCCCTGAAAAGGCGCAGAAGATCCTTGAGGAATTACAGGGAAGAGATGGGAAAGTTATAGAACTTTCAAAAGGTGCTGCAAGAAATGGATTTGATAAAGCCCGAAAAAAAGCAGGACTTGAAACTCTCAGATTTCATGATCTAAGACATATAGCCATAAGCAGAATGTGGCGTTCGGGAATGAGTGCCCTGGAGATAAGTGCATGCAGCGGCCACAGAGATATAAAAATGTTGATGCGCTACAGCCATTTTCAACTTTCCATATAA
- the der gene encoding ribosome biogenesis GTPase Der — translation MILPTIAIIGRPNVGKSTLVNRLCQSNDAIVFDKPGVTRDRTYQNASWGGKEFQIVDTGGLVFDDESEFLPEIRTQVFLALEEASLALLVVDGNQGVTDGDLSIAKWLRNSSCKTIVAVNKCESTTLGISLASEFWKLGLGEPNPVSAIHGSGTGDLLDLVIGELPENNIQDDEEKIMMSIIGRPNVGKSSLLNSICGEKRAIVSDISGTTTDSIDTLIKKGDNNWKIIDTAGIRRKKNVKYGTEFFGINRAFKSIDRSDVCVLVIDAVDGVTDQDQKLAGRIEEQGRACIIVVNKWDLIEKNSSTIYQVEKELRSKLYFLHWSKMIFISALTGQRVDNIFEHALNAVNQHRRRVTTSVVNEVLKESISWKSPPTKRSGKQGRLYYGTQVKNKPPTFTLFVNDPKLFGITYRRYIEKQIRVNLGFEGTPLILLWRGKQQRALNKEVERENIELIQKD, via the coding sequence TTGATTCTTCCTACAATAGCAATTATCGGAAGACCGAACGTTGGGAAATCTACCTTAGTTAATCGTCTTTGCCAAAGTAATGATGCAATAGTATTTGATAAGCCTGGTGTTACAAGAGATAGAACTTATCAAAATGCTTCATGGGGAGGTAAGGAATTTCAAATAGTCGATACTGGAGGTTTAGTTTTTGATGACGAAAGTGAATTTCTCCCAGAGATAAGGACACAAGTCTTCTTGGCTCTAGAAGAGGCTTCACTTGCGTTACTGGTGGTAGATGGAAATCAAGGCGTTACTGATGGTGATTTATCAATAGCAAAATGGTTAAGAAACTCAAGCTGCAAAACAATTGTTGCTGTTAATAAATGCGAATCGACTACTTTAGGAATATCCCTAGCTTCAGAGTTCTGGAAATTAGGATTGGGCGAACCTAACCCTGTTTCAGCTATTCATGGTTCAGGTACTGGAGATCTTTTAGATCTCGTTATTGGCGAACTTCCTGAAAATAATATCCAGGATGATGAAGAAAAGATAATGATGTCAATTATTGGTAGGCCTAATGTTGGTAAATCTAGTTTGTTAAATTCAATCTGTGGAGAAAAAAGAGCAATAGTTAGTGATATTAGTGGCACGACAACTGATTCAATAGATACGCTTATTAAAAAAGGTGATAATAATTGGAAAATTATTGATACTGCAGGGATTAGAAGAAAGAAAAATGTTAAATATGGCACTGAATTCTTTGGTATTAATAGGGCTTTTAAATCTATAGATAGAAGTGATGTTTGTGTTTTAGTTATAGATGCTGTAGATGGAGTAACTGATCAAGACCAGAAGCTGGCTGGGCGCATAGAAGAACAAGGTAGAGCTTGTATAATTGTTGTTAATAAATGGGATCTTATAGAAAAAAATAGTTCAACAATTTATCAAGTAGAAAAAGAACTAAGATCTAAACTATATTTTTTACACTGGTCAAAAATGATTTTTATATCTGCCCTAACTGGTCAAAGGGTTGATAATATTTTTGAGCATGCTCTTAATGCTGTAAATCAACATAGAAGAAGAGTTACAACATCTGTAGTTAATGAAGTACTAAAAGAATCAATCAGTTGGAAAAGTCCTCCAACGAAGAGAAGCGGCAAGCAAGGTAGGCTTTATTACGGTACTCAAGTAAAGAACAAACCTCCCACTTTTACTCTTTTTGTAAATGACCCTAAATTATTCGGAATAACTTATAGAAGATATATTGAAAAACAAATTAGAGTAAATTTAGGCTTTGAAGGCACACCTCTAATTTTACTTTGGAGAGGAAAACAGCAAAGAGCTTTAAATAAAGAAGTCGAAAGAGAAAATATTGAGTTAATTCAAAAAGATTAA
- a CDS encoding YggS family pyridoxal phosphate-dependent enzyme, which produces MNSANYLKIKNKIPSNINILAVSKGFKSQEIKTIQNIGQNDFGESKVQEAFEKQLTLKELKQINWHFIGRIQSNKIRKIVQNFKYIHSVDSFEKLQKISNISREEKKKPFIMLQVKLSDDPTKGGFNPESLILKWTEIQELKNISLTGLMTINPKGLSPKENLGLFKKCRALADYLQLPDCSMGMSGDWEEAIDAGSTWLRLGALIFGGRS; this is translated from the coding sequence GTGAACTCTGCAAATTATTTAAAAATAAAAAATAAAATACCATCAAATATAAATATTCTTGCGGTGAGTAAAGGATTTAAAAGTCAAGAAATCAAGACTATTCAAAATATAGGTCAGAACGATTTTGGTGAAAGTAAGGTTCAAGAGGCGTTTGAAAAACAATTAACATTAAAAGAGCTTAAACAAATAAATTGGCACTTTATTGGAAGAATACAAAGTAATAAAATAAGAAAAATAGTTCAAAATTTTAAATATATTCATTCAGTAGATTCATTTGAAAAGTTGCAAAAGATTTCTAATATTTCACGTGAAGAGAAGAAAAAACCATTCATTATGTTGCAGGTTAAGTTGAGTGATGACCCTACTAAAGGAGGCTTTAATCCTGAATCTTTAATTTTGAAATGGACAGAAATTCAAGAGTTGAAAAATATTTCATTAACCGGTTTGATGACTATCAATCCTAAAGGACTTAGCCCTAAAGAAAATTTAGGATTGTTCAAAAAATGTCGCGCTCTCGCTGATTACCTGCAACTACCAGATTGTTCCATGGGGATGTCAGGTGATTGGGAGGAAGCTATTGACGCTGGATCAACTTGGTTAAGATTAGGAGCATTGATTTTTGGAGGCAGATCCTAA
- a CDS encoding DUF1823 family protein, translating into MQKKEKLVENKFTWPICKHLLFLVLEDKVSDVFVCELVWERLFYTREKTSNIWVSSALTPSYWSEKFEKAPQIISERPASVHLTRSIPKDYKQGLKNFLNFKGYKIHELYPRRTRRATAVNWLIYWAIENDCFSEDNGLMPSPSSPPANPVKGHFGDPEIK; encoded by the coding sequence ATGCAAAAAAAAGAAAAATTAGTTGAAAATAAATTTACATGGCCAATATGTAAGCATCTATTATTTCTTGTTCTCGAAGATAAGGTTAGTGATGTTTTTGTTTGTGAATTGGTTTGGGAAAGACTTTTTTATACTAGAGAAAAAACTTCAAATATTTGGGTTTCTAGTGCATTAACTCCTTCTTATTGGTCAGAAAAATTTGAAAAAGCTCCTCAAATCATTTCAGAGCGGCCAGCCTCAGTACATTTGACTCGATCAATTCCAAAAGACTATAAACAGGGATTGAAAAATTTTCTTAATTTTAAAGGTTACAAGATTCATGAACTCTATCCAAGAAGAACTAGAAGAGCGACGGCAGTCAATTGGTTAATTTATTGGGCGATTGAAAATGATTGTTTTTCAGAAGATAATGGATTAATGCCAAGTCCTAGTTCTCCCCCTGCTAATCCAGTTAAAGGACATTTTGGCGATCCAGAAATTAAATAA